From Cryptococcus neoformans var. grubii H99 chromosome 6, complete sequence:
AACTTCGCCGACTTTCGTCATCGTTCTTCCCCAACCCTTTCTATCGATCTTTATCTCGTGCATCAGAGAGACCTtcggtggaggatggttCTTTCCAGTTGAAAGGTTTCCGCCATGTCTCGGGTATGTCTGATGTAGAGGGTGCGGGGAAACTAGAAGGGTATCTTTCTCATGTCAAACGGGAGTCAGTCGCTGCCCTCAGTATCGAACAACCAGCTACGTCGACGTCCCCAAACTCTCCACTGGCCTACGCATCTCCAAAGCCAACCGCAATTTCTCTGTCACGGCCTGTTAGCGTCGCTCCCTCTCTTACGTCAGTGGAGGATATGCTGGTTTCTCCGAATAAAGTCAGTGTTGCTGCATTCAAAAAGGGACTTCGGCGCCCAAGCAATGGTCTGACGTCGACGATGAGTGACATCGGACATGAGACCCTGGCTACTGGCTCTGGagacgaggacgacgaCATCCCTCTTGGCAAGCGAATTGTCTCGCAGCCTCTGCCCAGACAGACGAGCTCTCAGTCATTGTTCAGTATGCGCGATGCTAGTCTGAGCAATCCGGAAGGTGCGACATCTAACCCCATGCTCAAGCAGCcgggaaaagagaaaagtgAAAAGGAAGTCTCCAACCAAGAGCCTTTAGTTTTTCAGGTGAAAACGTATCGCAGAACGTCAAGCGGTTTTGTGGTAAAAAGTCGAAGTCCCATGGCAAGTAATCAGGACCTACCTAGCAGTCCCGTAAGCTCTCTGAATTCGCTGGCTGCTGGCTTTTCTGGGTCACTTCGCCCAACAGCATTAACCAGTTCCGCATCCACCCGGGCGCCTTCACCAAATGTGGGATTCACCAACCTCTATGGGGCTTCACCCATTACGGACGACAAAGAGCTCATGGCAGACGGATATTTTTCAGAAgttgctccttcttctgatcGGGTCGTGCAAAAGGGTCAGGAGCCCCCGTCTCCGGTCATTTCTCAGCCCACCGAGGAACTTGCTAAAGTGACCCTCATCTCGCCTCTTACCATTGCACGACAACCCCCCGTTGCGCCCATTGCAGAGCTTCCGACGAATGCACAATCTAGTAACTCCCCTTCAAAACGACATACACCACCTCCTGTTCGACACATCGATGTCCCACGGCCTTTGCACGATATTTCTTCTACATTATTAGCCCTTAATCTTCCGTTGCCTCCAGATCAGATGCCCGATACCCCTCCCAAAGGCCCTGTACCGCTACCGGAACAACCGCGTAGACTTGGAACCAGCCCAGAAGGCAGCGCATCTCCTAGTACCCAAAGGAAGCGGATGTCACTGTTGGAAGAGCCAATGAAGTACCTATCAGGGATATGGGCTACACCGTCAACTGGTGAAGATGGCTTTGACCCGACGTTAGCTGTTAATTCTTTAAGACGGTTAAGTGGAGATGAGCCACAATCACCAACTAGACTAAATCGCCCAGACATCACTTCTTGGTGTGCCCCTCAAATCTTTCCTGAAAATCAAACAGCGGCCTCCCCCCCACCATTCTCATCGGCAGAGCGTATCCGTTCACCTCTTTCAGAGAAATTCGCTGGTGTCACGACCTCGGCTATAACTACAACAAAGCCCGTCGGTGGTTTACAGAAGCCGATCATGGAGAAACTCAAGGCAAATGCGGAGGATTTACGTACTGCCGATAATCACAAGTCACCGGTCAGTGATTCTACGCTGGCCCCTGTTCCTCGACCTGATCCTCGACCTTTCTCAAGCTTCATAAAATCAGGGCCAGTTCAGTCTAACTCCGTTATTGATGAGAGTGAAAGTGATACTGAAGGAGGGACGAGCGTGTCCACCCATCACCGTGAAGGATTAAGAGCGTCCTCGCTGTCGTCTCAGCAGTCTCTTAGAAGAGTACCTGGTGGTCCCCGACAGCCCATGCGGCAAAGTCGCATTGCCTCAATGCCTATCACAAATTCCCATTTGGTTCGCAAATCACCTGACTATCGGCGCCATGCTGGGAAGGATGACAATGAGGACGAACCTTTAGCAAAAATCAAACATCGGTCTTCCAAGTCATCTCTGGCCATGGCTACCGCTGGAAAATCTCCACCCTATGGACGGATTTCCTTGCCAACGCCTCCCACCAGTGTTTCAAATATAAGTATCGGCTCTTCGAGTCCTCAGGAACGACGTAAGCCCCTCATAGAGCTCGAGCCAGCTGCGCCTGCCACCCCGCAGTCTATGACGACACCACGACCACATGATTCCCTTTTACCTGCATTATCTAGACCTTTCGACATATCCTCTACAACATCTATAAGTTCTACGCCTTCTTCTGGCAAGAAATCGCTTCCTTCCCCCGTCAGGGCTCAAGTTAGGTTTGATAGTCCAGAGACGAAGCGGCCTTCAGGCGTTCaaaggaagacgacgagcCCAGAGATATCAGAAGGTAGCGTGAATGACAGTGTGGTAGAAGTGTATGGAGAGTGGCAACGGCGTCAAGTAAGCTACCCGAACGTTAATCGAAATCAAATCATTAACAATTTGTACGTAGGCCGAAGGACGTAACAGTGATAATCGGCAGCGAAGACGCTCAGAGGGGGCGTTGCAGCATCCATCACCTTATGACCCCCCTGTTCAGGCGCAGATGGGCGTGCAGGAGATGCAAAATTCACAAGATATGTCTCCAGAGGCATTTTTGTAAGCACACGATCCGTTATGATGAAGTATCACCGCTGAATTACGATCAGCGCTTGGCAGAAGCATCAATGGCAGATGCAATATCTTGCGGCCGCTTATCGTGcatctgaagaagagtgggaaAAGCAAAGTTCAGTATCAATGTCAATTAACAATCAGCCTTCTCACCAATTCGACCCTTTCCCCATGCAACACATGCCCATGTTCCCGTCCAATGTGAACATGATGAATATGGGTATGAGTATGCCGATGGGATATGGCTACCCAGCATATCCGCAATTGCAAGGAAACATGTTTAACCCTTACCTCAGCTTGTCTCAGATGCAAAACCAACTCGATGGGGGAGGGCGCTATAGTTACGGAACGGGAGCTCAGTCAGTATTTGGTGGAGAATTTGGGCCACCCTCTGCCAAACCGtctcaacagcaacagtACAATCCTCCAAGACGAGCATCAAGTGATCAACAGGGTGCCCACTATGGGAATCCTCCACAATCCGATCGTCATCAGAACGACCGTCGTTTGGCGAAGGGCCGGAGTGCATCAGCTTTGGGCGTGCACGATAATCCAACTTCTCCCCCGACAATGTCCAAAAGACCATCGGGTGTGTTCAAAGGTCTGTTAGGAGAGCGGGAAAAGGTGGAATTGCAGCAAGAGATGGAACGACAAGCACAGGAGAAACTAGAGAAGCAAAAGCAGTGGGCAAAGGAGAGGGCGAGAGGGAAGACGATTGAAAGCAGCAGCCCACCACCCCCGTCAAGTTGGCGTAGCACGGTTGGTGATTGGTCTGAAGGTGCCACTTCGGGGAGGCAAAGTAGAAGCAGACCGACTGTAGCAAACTAGAATACGGGCAGTAAAAAATTTCCACGCTTTCTACGATCAACGCACAGTACGTATTACTTTGCGATGCTCATTTGTAGGACTATTGTATATATAGGGCAGTATCATAATCTCATCAtgtttttctttccaaaaGTTGATACGAGTGGTCACACTTTCATAAGGACCGTAGCATAACAGCATAGCATAGGTCGAGTTGGTTCTTCATTTCATGTAAATTAATATATTGTATCCAACTGGCCAGATTTCCCACGTATTTGAGCCTACACTTTAAAGTAATGCATTACTGGGACCacgaagaaaaaaaatagTATGATACAACCTCTGAAGACAACATCACGCTCCTCTTGCACTAGGTCAAAGCTCAATCAACaaagcctcttctttctcctccttt
This genomic window contains:
- a CDS encoding glucoamylase codes for the protein MGILTRIRRRSSSAAQTQRPSSASPLASHLPSATPSTATVAPDPPSTGSVGSRIPKRPWKKKHDERSFTGSLNKKEKGKTKAEDDALLGGPKYGNFLPSSGPTSSLSVSNSQTINTSGPSSQLSSSPPPNGSPAGDSNSVPGSNEKIKKRRPEVSKIKRPASRAFKQDGGILGKLNSEVAGAKQRKASGSSWMNGVESIMSSDPPSERPNTSMSNPNFSSESNPVATSSSRAITPDPNGDQRLMPTLSRGSKREEDAIEVLESVEKKHRFWKGKGKPNRHSRVMSDSFQLDRSESPTPPGKIPSSSSGQDLASVSRNSVDLDQSHSQQLRRLSSSFFPNPFYRSLSRASERPSVEDGSFQLKGFRHVSGMSDVEGAGKLEGYLSHVKRESVAALSIEQPATSTSPNSPLAYASPKPTAISLSRPVSVAPSLTSVEDMLVSPNKVSVAAFKKGLRRPSNGLTSTMSDIGHETLATGSGDEDDDIPLGKRIVSQPLPRQTSSQSLFSMRDASLSNPEGATSNPMLKQPGKEKSEKEVSNQEPLVFQVKTYRRTSSGFVVKSRSPMASNQDLPSSPVSSLNSLAAGFSGSLRPTALTSSASTRAPSPNVGFTNLYGASPITDDKELMADGYFSEVAPSSDRVVQKGQEPPSPVISQPTEELAKVTLISPLTIARQPPVAPIAELPTNAQSSNSPSKRHTPPPVRHIDVPRPLHDISSTLLALNLPLPPDQMPDTPPKGPVPLPEQPRRLGTSPEGSASPSTQRKRMSLLEEPMKYLSGIWATPSTGEDGFDPTLAVNSLRRLSGDEPQSPTRLNRPDITSWCAPQIFPENQTAASPPPFSSAERIRSPLSEKFAGVTTSAITTTKPVGGLQKPIMEKLKANAEDLRTADNHKSPVSDSTLAPVPRPDPRPFSSFIKSGPVQSNSVIDESESDTEGGTSVSTHHREGLRASSLSSQQSLRRVPGGPRQPMRQSRIASMPITNSHLVRKSPDYRRHAGKDDNEDEPLAKIKHRSSKSSLAMATAGKSPPYGRISLPTPPTSVSNISIGSSSPQERRKPLIELEPAAPATPQSMTTPRPHDSLLPALSRPFDISSTTSISSTPSSGKKSLPSPVRAQVRFDSPETKRPSGVQRKTTSPEISEGSVNDSVVEVYGEWQRRQAEGRNSDNRQRRRSEGALQHPSPYDPPVQAQMGVQEMQNSQDMSPEAFFAWQKHQWQMQYLAAAYRASEEEWEKQSSVSMSINNQPSHQFDPFPMQHMPMFPSNVNMMNMGMSMPMGYGYPAYPQLQGNMFNPYLSLSQMQNQLDGGGRYSYGTGAQSVFGGEFGPPSAKPSQQQQYNPPRRASSDQQGAHYGNPPQSDRHQNDRRLAKGRSASALGVHDNPTSPPTMSKRPSGVFKGLLGEREKVELQQEMERQAQEKLEKQKQWAKERARGKTIESSSPPPPSSWRSTVGDWSEGATSGRQSRSRPTVAN